One stretch of Thermoproteota archaeon DNA includes these proteins:
- a CDS encoding methyltransferase domain-containing protein yields MNLNCRFCNKTLKEKLIDLGMSPLSNSFLKKSMLSNDEKKFPLCVYVCHNCFLTQIPEFKKAEEIFKNYAYFSSYSNSWLQHAKRYVDMMNNRFGFNRNNLIVEIASNDGYLLQYFKKKNIPVLGIEPALNVAKVAKEKGIPTTTEFFNTKNAEKLKKHGKSADLIIGNNVLAHVPNLNDFIKGLKILLKPNGIITMEFPHLLNLIQKNQFDTIYHEHYSYFSLYTVEKIFSFHELTIFDVEKIPTHGGSLRIYVKHSNNNQILKNHNVQNVIEEEEKFGLKNISTYSNFKNNVKSVKKNLRDFFIEAKKAEKKIICYGAAAKGNTLLNYCEIGKEYIEYVVDNNIHKQGLYLPGTHIPIKNPDEIRKTKPDYLLILPWNLQEEIIEQMNYIKEWGGKFVVPIPKVTII; encoded by the coding sequence TTGAATTTAAATTGTAGATTTTGTAATAAAACATTAAAAGAAAAATTAATTGATTTAGGAATGTCTCCTTTATCAAATTCATTTTTAAAAAAATCTATGCTTTCAAATGATGAAAAAAAATTTCCTCTTTGTGTATATGTTTGTCATAATTGTTTTCTTACTCAAATTCCAGAATTTAAAAAAGCAGAAGAAATTTTCAAGAATTATGCTTATTTTTCCTCCTATTCAAATTCGTGGTTACAACATGCAAAAAGGTACGTAGATATGATGAATAACAGGTTTGGCTTCAATAGAAATAATCTAATTGTAGAAATTGCTAGTAATGATGGATATTTACTTCAATATTTTAAAAAAAAAAATATTCCAGTTTTAGGTATAGAACCAGCACTAAATGTTGCTAAAGTTGCAAAAGAAAAGGGAATACCCACAACAACAGAATTCTTCAATACAAAAAATGCGGAAAAATTAAAGAAACATGGAAAATCTGCAGATCTTATTATTGGGAATAATGTTTTAGCACATGTACCAAACTTGAATGATTTTATAAAAGGATTAAAGATTTTGCTTAAACCAAATGGAATAATCACTATGGAATTTCCTCATCTTTTAAATTTAATACAGAAAAATCAATTTGATACAATTTATCATGAACACTATTCTTATTTTTCATTATACACTGTAGAAAAAATTTTTTCTTTTCATGAATTAACAATTTTTGATGTAGAAAAAATTCCCACACATGGAGGATCATTACGAATTTATGTTAAACATTCAAATAATAATCAGATTTTAAAAAACCACAATGTACAAAATGTGATAGAAGAGGAAGAAAAGTTTGGATTAAAAAATATTTCAACATATTCTAATTTTAAAAACAATGTAAAATCTGTTAAAAAAAATCTACGTGATTTTTTTATTGAAGCAAAGAAAGCAGAAAAAAAAATTATTTGTTATGGAGCTGCTGCGAAAGGTAATACGCTATTAAATTATTGTGAAATTGGTAAAGAATATATCGAATATGTTGTAGACAATAACATACACAAGCAAGGTCTGTATCTTCCAGGTACTCATATTCCAATTAAAAATCCAGATGAAATACGAAAAACAAAACCAGATTATTTACTCATATTACCATGGAATTTACAAGAAGAAATTATTGAGCAGATGAATTACATTAAAGAGTGGGGAGGTAAATTTGTAGTACCCATACCAAAGGTAACAATAATTTGA
- the rfbC gene encoding dTDP-4-dehydrorhamnose 3,5-epimerase — protein sequence MIISKTEFIGVYVIDTEKIVDERGFFSRIWDEKKFKDKQLNTNWIQSSISYNKASGTIRGMHFQNEPYQEIKMVRCVSGSIFDVIIDLRISSSTYLQSFSIELNEENQKAIYIPKGFAHGFQTLQNDTVVLYNISEYYNPEYAKGIRWNDPIINVKWPLNPSVISEKDKMYKNFLK from the coding sequence TTGATTATTTCAAAAACAGAATTTATAGGAGTATATGTAATAGACACAGAAAAGATCGTAGATGAACGGGGATTTTTTTCAAGAATTTGGGATGAAAAAAAATTTAAAGATAAACAGCTAAATACGAATTGGATTCAATCAAGTATTTCCTATAATAAAGCATCAGGCACCATAAGGGGTATGCATTTTCAGAATGAACCTTATCAAGAAATTAAAATGGTGAGATGTGTAAGTGGAAGTATTTTTGATGTAATTATTGATTTAAGAATATCTTCATCAACTTATTTACAGTCTTTTTCTATAGAACTAAATGAAGAAAATCAAAAAGCAATATACATTCCAAAAGGTTTTGCTCATGGTTTTCAGACATTACAAAATGATACCGTTGTGTTGTATAACATATCAGAATACTATAATCCCGAATATGCCAAAGGAATCAGATGGAACGACCCAATTATCAATGTCAAATGGCCATTAAATCCATCAGTCATTTCTGAAAAAGATAAAATGTACAAAAATTTCTTAAAATAG
- a CDS encoding ATP-grasp domain-containing protein, producing MVEFLNSSSIIKIVIYILLETKPHILIAGIGGASLGTEIQKCLLQSNRYVLYGCDISRFAFGHYQKGFKDTFVINRTQYIKEIKEIVEKYKIHVIIPGGEEPLKILTSERERFHKNGTIIAANSIDVVKLCSDKLNLFNNLNKSIPIPKSFSSDIELNLEIIPYPCIIKPALESGGSKFVFLVSNRQELSRYIKFFTENDQKMLIQEYIPLHEGEFTVGVLSSTKGSIIGSIAMKRIFDSKLSVSFKSKHGLISSGYSQGIIDEFKDVRIQAENIAKKINSKGPLNIQGRMLEGIFYPFEINPRFSASTYLRSLAGFNEIDVYLRHLLFNENFTINSFKKGYYLRSFTEEFVKIGDIKNGEMD from the coding sequence ATAGTAGAATTTTTAAACTCATCATCTATCATTAAAATTGTTATTTACATCTTGTTAGAAACTAAACCCCACATATTGATTGCTGGAATTGGAGGAGCTTCATTAGGAACTGAAATACAAAAATGCCTTTTACAGTCAAACAGATATGTATTATATGGATGTGATATTTCGAGGTTTGCGTTTGGTCATTATCAAAAGGGTTTCAAAGACACATTTGTCATAAATAGAACACAATACATTAAAGAGATTAAAGAAATTGTTGAAAAATATAAAATTCATGTAATAATACCGGGAGGAGAAGAACCATTAAAGATTCTTACTTCCGAAAGAGAAAGATTTCATAAAAATGGAACAATCATAGCGGCAAATTCAATTGATGTAGTAAAATTATGCTCCGATAAATTAAATTTATTTAATAATTTGAATAAGTCAATTCCCATTCCAAAATCATTTTCAAGTGATATTGAACTAAATTTAGAAATAATTCCTTATCCATGTATTATTAAGCCTGCATTAGAAAGCGGTGGAAGTAAGTTTGTTTTTTTAGTTTCGAATCGTCAAGAGCTTTCTCGATATATTAAATTTTTTACAGAAAATGATCAAAAGATGCTCATTCAAGAATACATTCCTTTACACGAGGGAGAATTTACAGTAGGTGTTCTGTCATCAACAAAAGGTAGTATTATAGGTTCTATTGCAATGAAGAGGATATTTGATTCAAAATTATCTGTTTCCTTTAAATCGAAGCATGGATTAATTTCTAGTGGATACAGTCAGGGAATAATTGATGAATTTAAAGATGTCAGAATTCAAGCGGAAAACATAGCTAAAAAGATCAACAGTAAAGGCCCATTAAACATTCAAGGTAGAATGTTAGAAGGTATTTTTTATCCGTTTGAGATTAATCCAAGATTTTCAGCATCAACATATTTACGTTCACTAGCAGGTTTTAATGAGATAGATGTATATCTTCGTCACTTACTATTCAACGAAAATTTTACTATTAATTCATTCAAAAAAGGATATTACTTACGCAGTTTTACAGAAGAATTTGTAAAAATTGGAGATATAAAAAATGGTGAAATGGATTAG